In the Tenuifilum sp. 4138str genome, TATGGTGGTGTGGATAAGTATGCTAACCTACGTTCAGCTACCAACTCATTAACCCTTATAAAGACCCTAAGGGCGCTCGATGAGCTTACCTGGCGAGCCTACGTTCAATCGCGCTCTTTTGATGATGTTGCTGAAATGGCTAAGAATAAGGAAAAGATGATTTTATGCGTTCCAGCCATTCAGCCTATCAACACAAAGGATTTGATTAGAGTTTCAAGTTTGTACGGTTTCCGTCGCGATCCCATAAACGGGGCCATTACCATGCATGCCGGAATTGATTTTGTGGGCTCAGTTGGTACCCCTATCTATTCCACTGGCGATGGAATTGTGGTTGAAGCCGGTTACTCCTTCCACGGCTATGGCAACCATGTTGTAGTTGATCATGGCTTTGGATATAAGACGCGTTATGCCCACCTAAGTAAAGTGCTGGTAAAGGTTGGACAACGGGTTAAACGGGCCGAGGAAATAGGGTTGCTCGGTAATTCAGGTAAAAGTACTGGCCCACACCTCCATTATGAGGTTATACTCCGTGGTAAACCCGTGAATCCAATCAACTACTTTAACGACATGACCGAGGACGACTACCAAAACATGCTCAAGAAGTATTCAAGTCAATTTTTGGATTAAGGCTATATGGTAAAGCATAAGTATAAATTTCATCCCGAACAGCTTGTTTTCGTTAAGGAAAAAAGAACCTTAAGGGAAAAAATTTTGCTTGTGGCTAAATACATCATTGCAGTATTTGTAATTGGCTTTATCTCGTATCTGGTCTTCCCAATTTTTATTGATACCCTTGAGGTTAGAAAGTTGAAACGTGAAAACCAGGAACTGCTTACTAACTACGAGCTTATAACCCGTCGCATTGAACAGCTAAACTCCGTAATCAACAATTTACAGCGTCGCGATGAGGGTATTTACCGTATCATTTTTGAGGCTGAACCCATTCCTGCCACAATTCGCGAGGCCGGTATAGGTGGTGTAAACCGTTATGCTGAACTGGAGAAGCTATCCAATAGCAAGCTGATTATTGAAACCACCAAGAAGGTTGATGCCCTAACCAAAAAAGCATACATCCAAAGCCGCTCATTCGATGAGATAACCGATTTGGCTAAACGCAAGGACAAGATGCTGCGCAGCATCCCTGCCATTATGCCTATTCGCGATAAGGAGCTAACCCGTGTGGCCTCATCGTTTGGCATGCGCATTCACCCTTTCTATAAGGTGCTTAAAATGCATAACGGTATGGACTTTACCGCACCTACAGGAACCGAAATATTTGCTACTGGCGATGGGGTAGTGGTTAATGTTGTTTATGCTCAGCGTGGCTATGGCAATCATGTTATTATTGACCATGGCTTTGGTTATTCAACCCTTTACGCTCACATGAGCAAGATTGCCGTACGAAAGGGGCAGCGTGTTAGGCGCGGTATGGTTATTGGATATGTTGGCAACACTGGAACATCGGTGGCTCCCCATTTACATTACGAGGTGCACCGGAATGGCCAGCCCGTTAACCCCATTCACTACTACTTTAACGACTTAACACCCGAACAATACGAGAAACTGGTTGATATTGCCTCGCAACCCACGCAAAGTTTCGATTAGCCAATCCTTACTAAAATGCCATACAAAGAGAAAAAAATTGAAAAGTACTACTACTCCATTGGCGAAGTGGCCGAGATGTTGGGCGTAAACACCTCGTTAATCCGCTTTTGGGAAAAAAATTTTGATATAATAAAGCCCCATAAGAACAAAAAAGGCAATCGCTACTTTACCAAGAACGATATCGAAAACCTCAAACTGATTTACCATCTGGTTAAAGAACAGGGAATGACCCTTGAAGGTGCCCGTAAAAAGCTTTCGGCTCAAAAGGAGGAACTTACCGATAATTACAAGATTGTGGAGTGCCTTACCGAGATTAAGGGCATGCTCATTGAAATTCGCGATTTGCTCGATTAAGCGTTTATGACTGTTAGAGAAGTAACCTCAATCCTGGAATCGTTTGCCCCGCTTGCTTTTCAGGAAGTTTACGATAACTCCGGCCTTATTGTTGGCGATGCTAACATGGAGGTGACTGGTGTTTTGCTTACAATTGATGTTACACCACAAGTAGTTGCTGAGGCTGTTGAAGGAGGGGCAAACCTGATAGTGGCCCATCACCCTGTAATTTTTAAGGGGCTTAAGCGCATAACTGGCAAAAGTTACGTTGAACAGGTTGTGGTTAATGCCATAAAAAACAATATTGCCATTTACGCCGCCCATACAAATATCGACAGCGTGCAGGGTGGTGTTAGCTTTAAAATGGCTGAGGTTTTAGGCTTAACCAGCACTCAGGTGTTAAGCCCGCTTACCGGTCAACTCGTAAAGCTGGTTACCTTTGTTCCTACTGAGTACGCTGAGGCTGTTCGGCAGGCTATGTTCAATGCTGGCGCAGGGGTTATTGGAAACTACGATTCTTGCTCCTTCAACATTCAGGGTCAAGGAACCTTCAGGGCTGGCGATGGCACAAATCCGTTCGTTGGCGAAAAGGGCAAAATCCACTTTGAGCCCGAGGTTAGGGTTGAGACCATTGTGCCCCGTCACATACTCAACGCTGTGGTTAAAGCTATGGTTGAGGCTCATCCCTACGAAGAGGTTGCCTACGATGTTTACCCCCTCGATTTACCCTATAAAAAGGCTGGGTTGGGAGTGGTAGGCAACTTACCTGAGCCAATGAATACTATCGATTTCGTTAAGCATGTTAAGCAACAATTCAGGGCCCCTAGTGTTAGGTACACAAATCCTGTTAAGGAGTTTATTTCCAGGGTTGCCATATGCGGGGGTAGCGCCATTTCGCTTTTGAATGATGCTATTGCTGCCAATGCCGATGTTTTTATTACCGCCGATGTGAAATACCACCAGTTTTTCGATGCTGAAAATCGAATTGTAATCCTTGATATCGGACATTTTGAAAGCGAACAATTTACCATTGATATTTTTTATGATTTACTCTCAAAAAAAATATCTAATTTTGCAGTCTTAAAATCCAAAGTACGAACTAATCCTATTAACTACATATAGATTATGGCTAAAGAGAAGATCAAACCGGCTGAGCAGAGCACTGAACTGTCCATTGAGGAGAAACTCCGTTTCCTTTATAAGCTCCAGCAGGTAGATTCCAAAATTGATAAGATTAAATTGCTACGCGGGGAGCTTCCCCTTGAGGTTCAGGATCTGGAAGATGAAATTGAAGGTCTTACTACCCGTATCGAAAACTACAAGAAAGAGATACACGATTTGGAAACCCAAATCAACCAGAAAAAAATTGAAATCAAGGATGCCGAGGCTCTTATCAAGAAGTATCAGGAGCAGCAGAAAAACGTTCGCAACAATAGGGAGTACGACTCACTAACCAAGGAGATTGAATACCAAACCCTTGAGATTGAGCTTTGCAACAAGCGCATTAAGGAGTACACCCAGCAGATAAAGGATAAAAAACAACAGGTTGAGCAAACTGAGAAAACCGTTGAGGAGCGTACACACGATTTGAACGTTAAGAAACAGGAACTCGAGAATATCACCCAGGAAACCCAGAAAGAGGAGGATGAACTTTACCGCCTCAGCGAAGAGTATGCCCTGAACATTGAACCCCGATTGCTAACTGCCTACAAGCGCATCAGGGGCAATGCCCGTAATGGTCTTGCTGTGGTTACTGTTCAGCGCGATGCCTGTGGTGGTTGCTTCAATAAAATTCCACCCCAGCGCCAGCTCGACATCAAGATGCATAAGAAGGTAATTGTTTGCGAGTACTGCGGCCGCATTCTGGTTGACGATTCACTGCTCGAATAAGCTTATTAATTATCATCAATACCATTAACGCCCTGCAATGGGCGTTATATTTATTCATTAAGCTTACCTTATCGATTAATGCGGCATTTCAACATATAGTATTGATTTTTGATTACATTGCAAAAATTTCAAATCCTTTAAAATATGAACTATCTAAAGTATTTTGCGTTTGCGCTGTTAGCAGCGGTAATGGTTCTCGGCTCATTCTCGTGCGATAAAAATGATGAAAACGAAATCAAAAAGGATACCCTGTATGTAAAGTTCATCAACGATCCGGAATCACAGTACACCATTACAACCCTGCAAATCCGAAACCGTGGACCAGTTGATTCACAGCTTCAGCCAACCGAACCCTGGAGTGAAAACATTCTTAAGAATGGACAACGGATTGCTCCTGGCCAGCATATCTATTTTACCCTTGACCTACCAAGCGGCCACTGGGCTGAATATCGTTTAGGGGTTGACAATGGTAGTGGTGTAGAGGTTATGCTTTACGATCAACCCAATTACGATGGCTTTACCAATTTGCCCATTACCCACTGGGCAACCGATAATAGAACGGTTACTGTTACCATCACATACGACAACTACAGCCAAACCATTACCGTTAGCGGATGGTCCGATATGGCTGGAATTGAAGAATAACAGCCAACTACTGGACTAATTCTAGATTCAATGTTGTATAGATAGAAGAACTGACATTGTTTTTGTCATCCTGAGCGCAGCGAAGGATCTTTTGAATAGTGTGCAGTGTACAGTGTGCAGTTTACAGGGAAGAGGGAGAGCAGTGTTTGGTTTTTAGTGTTTAGTGAAATGTTTTTTTCACTATCAACCATCAACTGTCAACTCCGCTTGTCATCCTGAGCGGCCTGTCCCGCCCTAGCGGGGAGCGAAGGATCTCTATTCATCCCTCGTTGTTATGTTTCGGCGGAGTTTATCCCTATTTATATCGGGACCCAATATTACAAACAACCTTAACTAAACGACGTAGACTCCAGAATTCTAATAGCTAATACAAAATATCGAAAAACCCTGCACGCCTTTAGGCGTGCGGGGATAATATCGTCTAAATAACTTTTATAGTCTAAAGCCCGAAATGCTTGAGTAATCCGTATACCAGCAATGCAGGCCAAACCAACGCCTTTAGGAACCCCAGTACACCAACCCAGAACGATGTTGCTGCGGAGATGTAGTAAATTGCCGCACCAATAAATCCTAGCCCGTAAAGGGTTCCGGCAGCGCCGTTGCAGTGGATTTCATTCTTTGCCATGATGATTTTCTTTTAATTTAACAATGTTAATCGAGCTACTTGTTTGTTAGCCATCAACCTTTTTCTTTTGTTACCAGCTACCACCTGCGCCGCCGCCGCCAAAGCTGCCGCCACCACCACCGCTAAATCCGCCAAAACTACCTGACCCCGACGAGAAGTGACCAAAGCTACTACCTCTGCCACTACCCATGCTACTCATCAACAGCCAAAATGGCAGATTTCTTCCTATACTGCCACCCTGTAGCCTATTACCCCTACGTGCCGATAGGAAGATAGTAGCAAAAAAGATTATGATGAATATGATGCCAGGCCAAGGCGATTCGCCGCTGTAGTACTCATCGGCGGTGTAAAGCCCCGCTGCCAAATCAATAATCACGTTAATGGCAGCATCAATCCCTTTGTAGTAACGGTTCTCCTTAAAGTAAGGAATCATCTCCTTATCTACAATCTGTCGGGCTGTTGCATCGGGTATTACCTCCTCCATGCCATAGCCTGTGGCTATGAATGCATGGCCTTTGTCGTTACCAATCTTAGGTTTAATCAGAATAACTATTCCGTTGTTCTTTCCCTTTTGGCCAACACCCCACTTTTCGCCAAGTCTAAAAGCAAAATCCGAAGGTTCGTAACCGTTGAGGTCCTTAACGGTTACCACATAGATTTGGGTTGATGTAGTGTCGTTATAGGCCCGCAGCTTCTGCTCAAGGGCGTTCTGCTCATCAGCCGAAAGGATACCGGCAAAATCGTTTACCAGCCGGGGTGGCGACATGGGGTCGGGGATATCCTGTGCCTTTACAGGCACTGTAAGAGCCAACAACGAGAGTATGGTATAAAGTATTCGCTTCATATTAAAATCATTTTTTTAACCAAACGATATTTCATCGCTCAGCTCGTTGGTATCGGTGTTGGGGTCATACGGGAAGTGAGCCGATAGCTGCTCGCCAGCCATTCCAATTCCCTTAACCAAACCCTCGGTAAGGCGACCCTCCTTAAACTCGGCCAGCATGGCTTCCTTTATAGTGTCCCAAAAGTTTTCGGGCACTTTTACGTTTATGCCCACATCGCCCAGTATGGCAAACTTGTGGTCCTTGAGCGATAGGTAAAATAGAACCCCATTGCGTAGCTTTGTCTTGTGCATTTTGAGCATGGAAAAAATACGGGCAGCCCTATCCAGTGGGCTACCCTTGCATTCCCACTCCACGTGCACCCTGATTTCGCCTGAGGTTTGCCTTTCGGCTTGCTCAATGGCTTCAACAATTTGACCTTGCTGGGCAGGGGTGAAGTAATCCTTGGGTTTCATGGTTCAAAATTGATGCTAGTTGGTGAAATCAACCTTTGGAGCCTTTTCGGCACCAGCTTCAGCCTCAAAGTAACCCTTCTTCTCAAAGCCAAACAGGCTAGCCCATATATTTTTGGGGAACTGGCGGATGTACGAGTTGTAATCCTGAACCAACTCATTAAACTTACGACGCTCAACGGCAATACGGTTCTCCGTGCCTTCAAGCTGAGCTTGCAGGTTAACGAACTGCTCATTGGCTTTTAGGTTAGGGTACTGCTCAACCACAACCATTAAGCGAGCCAAGGCACTGCTTAACTCACCCTGAGCTGCCTGGAACTGCTTTAAGCTTTGCTCGTTCAGGTTATCGGGCTTGATGTTTACGCTTGTGGCTTTTGCTCTGGCCTCAATTACCTGGGTAAGGGTTTGCTGCTCAAAGTTGGCATAGCCCTTAACCGTATTTACCAGGTTGGGGATAAGATCGAGCCTGCGCTGGTAGGCTGTTTCCACATTGCCCCACTGCGCTTTTACACCCTCATCCTTTTTTACCATGTTGTTGTATGTGCCCTTAATGGAGCTGTAAATAAAGACAACCAGCAGGATAACAATACCTGCCACAATCCATTTCTTGCTGATGTTCATTGCTGTATGGTTTTTAAGGTTAATAATTCCGATGTCATTGGTATCAAAAATCATGCACAAGTTAAGGTAAAGATTTAAAACTGGTCACAAAGACGAGTACAATTTAACATATATTGGGAATGTAACTACCCAATGCACAAAATGACATACTGGCAGAATGTGCAATTTTAAAAATTTAGAATGATATGATTTTATGTCTTTTTGTTTATTAAGATTTTTAATATTTTTATGTTAAGCATTTAGAGCGGAAACGGAAAAAGAAAAGGGTATAAAAAAGAAAGGCGAGTTGCCCCGCCTTAAATGTTTTCACAACGGAATAATCCTTATTGTGAATTGCTTCAGATTGTAATACAAATATATGCTAATTAGGTTAAAAATACAAATGTTATGAAAAGAATTTTAGGACTTGATTTAGGTTCCGCTTCAATTGGCTGGGCGTTAATAAGTGAAAGCGAAAATAATGGTAATGTAAATCGTGAAATTTTGGGTTTAGGTTGTCGCATTATTCCTTACGAAGGAACTGAAGGGAAAGACTTTGAAAAGGGAACGGGTGAAAGTAGAAACTCTATCCGAACAAAAATGCGAACCGTACGCAAGGGTTATGACAGGTATCAACTCCGCAGAAAATACCTTGTCCAAGAGTTGATAAAGCATAATATGTATCCAACGGATGAGCTGAAAGGGCTTCCCAAAATGCAGCTCTGGGAACTAAGGAGTAAAGCAGTAAGCGAAAAGGTATCGCTTCCTGAGTTAGGCAGAATTCTATTGTGGCTGAATCAAAAGCGTGGGTACAAGAGTAGTAGAAGCGACTCTAATTTGGATAAAAAGGATACTGAGTATGTAGCAAAGGTTAAAAGTCGCCATCAGCTGATTAAAGAGCAAAACCTTACCATTGGCCAGTACTTTTACCAGCAATTAAAGAATGACCCGTTTTTTAGAGTTAAAGAGAATGTATTCCCTCGAGAAGCCTATATTGAAGAGTTTGATAGTATTTGCAATGAACAAAAAAAGCATTATCCCGATATTTTAACCGATGAGTTAATCTCAAAAATTCGGGACGAAATAATATATTATCAAAGACCCTTAAAATCCCAGAAAGGTCTTGTGTCGGTATGTGAGTTTGAGGGATTCTGGCGTAAAGGGAACGATGGCAAAGAATACTTTGTTGGTCCAAAGGTTGCTCCCAAAAGTTCACCTCTTTTTCAACTTGCAAAGATTTGGGAGAACATCAATAACATTAGAATTGAAAATAAACAGGGAAATAACGTTGAAATAACCCTTGAACAGAAAAAGGCGCTTTTTGAACATTTAGACAATAATGAAAAACTTACCCCTACTGATATTATAAGGATTCTAGGCTTGAAGAAAAACGAATGTTTTTTCAATAAGCAATTGGCTAAGGGAATTAATGGTAATACAACCAAGTGTGCTATATTAAATTGTTTTGATGATGTTAGTAAGTATGCTCATCTTTTAAAGTTTGATGTTGAGGTTATTGAAACTGGTAAACAAACATACCTTTATGATAATTCCACCGGGGAGGTAATAAACGAGAAAACTATAAAGTACATTCATCCAAAAATAGAGAAAGAGCCACTGTATGTGCTATGGCATACCATATACTCAATATCTGACCAAGATGAATGCAGTAGGGTTTTACAGGCCAAGTTTAACATAGAAAAAGAAATAGCTGATAAGCTCTCAGGTATCGATTTTACAAAACAAGGATTTGGCAATAAATCGGCAAAAACATTAAGAAAAATTTTGCCATACCTAATGGAGGGAGATGGGTATAGCGAAGCCATGTGCTATGCTGGTTATAATCATTCAAATTCCCTTACAAAAGATGAGAATTTAAAAAGAGAGTTACTGGATAAATTAAAGCCTATTCCAAAAAATTCGCTCAGGCAACCCATTGTGGAAAAAATACTGAACCAAATGGTTAATGTTGTCAATGCAATTATTGATAAATACGGGAAACCCGATGAGATTAGGGTTGAATTAGCCAGAGAGCTAAAGCAAAGTAAGGATGAACGTAACGAAACTTATTTGAATATTACAAAGCGGGAAAGGGAGAATGAACAAATAGCTAAGAAACTGCAAGAGTTTGGGCTAAGAGCAACCCGAAACAATATTCTTAAATGGCGTCTTTATGAGGAAATGGACAATGAGGATAAGAAGTTAAACGCAATTTGTATTTACTGTGGCCAACCAATCTCTTTGGTTGAGGCAATTAAGGGCACTGACGTTGATATTGAACATATAATTCCAAAATCCAAACTCTTTGACGATTCACAAAGCAATAAAACCCTTGCACATCGCCACTGCAATTCTGGTAAAGGCGATATGACTGCTTACGATTTTATGAAATCAAAACCCACTGAGGTTTTTAATGCCTACATTGAGAGGGTATCGAAGCTGTACGCAAATAAAGTTATTAGCAAGGCTAAGCGCGACAAACTGCTTATGACCGAAAGCAAAATACCAGAAAACTTTATTGACCGACAGTTAAGGGAAAGCCAGTATATTGCAAAAAAGGCAAGGGAAGTACTTCTATCAATTTCACATAATGTATGGACTACTTCAGGTAGCGTTACTGCTGAACTCAGGAGATTATGGGGTTGGGACGATGTTACTATGAATCTTCAATTTAACAAATATAAGGAGTTAGGCTTGACATCGTTTGTGGAGTGGGAAAGCGAGCATGGCAAGAATAAGCACAGGAAGGAAGTTATTACAGGATGGAGTAAACGCGACGACCATCGGCATCACGCAGTAGATGCACTTGTTATTGCATGCACAAAACAGGGTTATATTCAGCGATTTAACACCCTTAACTCAAGCAAAACAAAACAAGACCTGATAGCCGATGTTGAGAAAAAATCTTTAGAATTTAAAGAAAAGCTCTCGCTCCTTGAAAAATATATAATTAGCGAACAGCCCTTTACAGTTAAGGAGGTTGAGGAAAAAGTTGCAGAAATTTTGGTATCGTTTAAGGCAGGCAAAAAGGTTGCGGTTATTGGTAAAAGGAAGGTCGGGAAAAAGGGTAATAAAAAGGTTGTTCAAACAGGCATTATTATTCCAAGAGGAGCATTACACGAAGAGAGTGTGTATGGGAAGGTTAAGACTGTTGAACGCAAGCCAATTAAGTACGCGTTTGAAAACCCCCATTTAATTGTGCTTCCAAAAATAAAAAAACTAGTTGAGGAACGTCTTTCAAAACATGAAAACGTAAAGGATGCCATTGCCTCGTTGAAAAAAGAGCCTTTGTATATTGATAAAAATAAACAGGTTTTGCTTGAATACGCTTCATGCTTTAGCAGCGACTATGTGATAAAATATCCGGTTGATATAAATTTCAATAAGGTTGATAAAGTTGTTGATGGGAGGATTAAACAGATACTGCAAGCAAGGCTTAACAAATTTAATGGTAAACCGAAAGAGGCTTTTAAGGACATACAGCGTGGCGATAAGGTGATTAAATGGTATGAGGATGAAGGCCTACCAATACCAATCAAGACAGTTCGATGCTATACGGGTCTCTCGGCGGTAGTTCTTGTAAAAAAGGATGAGAATGGCAACAACATTGGTTACGTAAAGCCCGGAAACAATCATCACATTGCAATATATACCGATTCCGATGGTAACAAGCATGAACACGTATGCACATTCTGGCATGCCGTTGAGCGAAAGAAATTCGGGTTGCCTGTAATTATCAAAAATACAAATGAGGTTTGGGATAAAATCCAGGAAAAACCTGATGGAACTTACCCCGAAGAGTTCCTTGAAAAACTACCATCGCCTAACCTGACCCTGGAGTTGAGCATGCAGCAGAATGAGATGTTTGTCCTTGGAATGACTCCTGAGGAATTCTCTGACTGTATAGTTAAAAATGATTTTAAAGCAATAAGCAATAAATTATATAGAGTACAGAAACTTGCAGAGAAAAATTACGTGTTTAGGCATCATTTAGAAACACAGCTAATAGACGACGACAACTCAAAAAGAAGTAAAAGATACTATTTAATTCAGAGTTTAGGGGCTTTGTTCAATTTGAATCCAGTAAAAGTTAAAATTGATTATATTGGAAATATTACCTCTTGGAATAACACTGACAGGGTTTAAAACCCTGTCAGTGTTATCAATGAAGAAATAATTAAAAAACCTCATGCCAAATTCTTGGGATATACCATTGGAGCACGGCGGTTACTACCACATTTACAACCGTGGAATAAACGGCACGCCATTGTTTTATGTACCTGATAACTACTTGCATTTTCTTAGGCTTTACGATAAATATATCACTCCAATTGCCGATACCTTTGCCTGGTGCTTGATGGGGAACCATTTTCATTTGCTGGTGCGGGTAAAAGAGGAGAACGAAATTGGATTCCTTCAGGACTTTAACCCTTCCAGGTCTATCGACTCTGGAAGGTTAAAGTGGCAATTCACCCATAACCTTCCAGAATCCGAAGGATCTGGAAGCGTTAATGGAAAGAAACCCGTTCCTTACAGAATGTTCTCGCATCTGTTCAACTCTTATACAAAGTATTTCAACCTAAAAAATAATCGCACGGGAA is a window encoding:
- a CDS encoding M23 family metallopeptidase, with the protein product MARFKYQFNPHTLKFDVIRIPLYKQFAKILIHLGFYAGVFLGLGYTFSVIYDTPVEQSLKRANAEYVLKYELAQKQIFELSNALAVLEAKDNNIYRAIFEADTIPNTIRRGGYGGVDKYANLRSATNSLTLIKTLRALDELTWRAYVQSRSFDDVAEMAKNKEKMILCVPAIQPINTKDLIRVSSLYGFRRDPINGAITMHAGIDFVGSVGTPIYSTGDGIVVEAGYSFHGYGNHVVVDHGFGYKTRYAHLSKVLVKVGQRVKRAEEIGLLGNSGKSTGPHLHYEVILRGKPVNPINYFNDMTEDDYQNMLKKYSSQFLD
- a CDS encoding M23 family metallopeptidase — its product is MVKHKYKFHPEQLVFVKEKRTLREKILLVAKYIIAVFVIGFISYLVFPIFIDTLEVRKLKRENQELLTNYELITRRIEQLNSVINNLQRRDEGIYRIIFEAEPIPATIREAGIGGVNRYAELEKLSNSKLIIETTKKVDALTKKAYIQSRSFDEITDLAKRKDKMLRSIPAIMPIRDKELTRVASSFGMRIHPFYKVLKMHNGMDFTAPTGTEIFATGDGVVVNVVYAQRGYGNHVIIDHGFGYSTLYAHMSKIAVRKGQRVRRGMVIGYVGNTGTSVAPHLHYEVHRNGQPVNPIHYYFNDLTPEQYEKLVDIASQPTQSFD
- a CDS encoding MerR family transcriptional regulator gives rise to the protein MPYKEKKIEKYYYSIGEVAEMLGVNTSLIRFWEKNFDIIKPHKNKKGNRYFTKNDIENLKLIYHLVKEQGMTLEGARKKLSAQKEELTDNYKIVECLTEIKGMLIEIRDLLD
- a CDS encoding Nif3-like dinuclear metal center hexameric protein, with protein sequence MTVREVTSILESFAPLAFQEVYDNSGLIVGDANMEVTGVLLTIDVTPQVVAEAVEGGANLIVAHHPVIFKGLKRITGKSYVEQVVVNAIKNNIAIYAAHTNIDSVQGGVSFKMAEVLGLTSTQVLSPLTGQLVKLVTFVPTEYAEAVRQAMFNAGAGVIGNYDSCSFNIQGQGTFRAGDGTNPFVGEKGKIHFEPEVRVETIVPRHILNAVVKAMVEAHPYEEVAYDVYPLDLPYKKAGLGVVGNLPEPMNTIDFVKHVKQQFRAPSVRYTNPVKEFISRVAICGGSAISLLNDAIAANADVFITADVKYHQFFDAENRIVILDIGHFESEQFTIDIFYDLLSKKISNFAVLKSKVRTNPINYI
- a CDS encoding zinc ribbon domain-containing protein, yielding MAKEKIKPAEQSTELSIEEKLRFLYKLQQVDSKIDKIKLLRGELPLEVQDLEDEIEGLTTRIENYKKEIHDLETQINQKKIEIKDAEALIKKYQEQQKNVRNNREYDSLTKEIEYQTLEIELCNKRIKEYTQQIKDKKQQVEQTEKTVEERTHDLNVKKQELENITQETQKEEDELYRLSEEYALNIEPRLLTAYKRIRGNARNGLAVVTVQRDACGGCFNKIPPQRQLDIKMHKKVIVCEYCGRILVDDSLLE
- a CDS encoding TPM domain-containing protein; translated protein: MKRILYTILSLLALTVPVKAQDIPDPMSPPRLVNDFAGILSADEQNALEQKLRAYNDTTSTQIYVVTVKDLNGYEPSDFAFRLGEKWGVGQKGKNNGIVILIKPKIGNDKGHAFIATGYGMEEVIPDATARQIVDKEMIPYFKENRYYKGIDAAINVIIDLAAGLYTADEYYSGESPWPGIIFIIIFFATIFLSARRGNRLQGGSIGRNLPFWLLMSSMGSGRGSSFGHFSSGSGSFGGFSGGGGGSFGGGGAGGSW
- a CDS encoding TPM domain-containing protein; its protein translation is MKPKDYFTPAQQGQIVEAIEQAERQTSGEIRVHVEWECKGSPLDRAARIFSMLKMHKTKLRNGVLFYLSLKDHKFAILGDVGINVKVPENFWDTIKEAMLAEFKEGRLTEGLVKGIGMAGEQLSAHFPYDPNTDTNELSDEISFG
- a CDS encoding LemA family protein codes for the protein MNISKKWIVAGIVILLVVFIYSSIKGTYNNMVKKDEGVKAQWGNVETAYQRRLDLIPNLVNTVKGYANFEQQTLTQVIEARAKATSVNIKPDNLNEQSLKQFQAAQGELSSALARLMVVVEQYPNLKANEQFVNLQAQLEGTENRIAVERRKFNELVQDYNSYIRQFPKNIWASLFGFEKKGYFEAEAGAEKAPKVDFTN
- the cas9 gene encoding type II CRISPR RNA-guided endonuclease Cas9 (Cas9, originally named Csn1, is the large, multifunctional signature protein of type II CRISPR/Cas systems. It is well known even to general audiences because its RNA-guided endonuclease activity has made it a popular tool for custom editing of eukaryotic genomes.) gives rise to the protein MKRILGLDLGSASIGWALISESENNGNVNREILGLGCRIIPYEGTEGKDFEKGTGESRNSIRTKMRTVRKGYDRYQLRRKYLVQELIKHNMYPTDELKGLPKMQLWELRSKAVSEKVSLPELGRILLWLNQKRGYKSSRSDSNLDKKDTEYVAKVKSRHQLIKEQNLTIGQYFYQQLKNDPFFRVKENVFPREAYIEEFDSICNEQKKHYPDILTDELISKIRDEIIYYQRPLKSQKGLVSVCEFEGFWRKGNDGKEYFVGPKVAPKSSPLFQLAKIWENINNIRIENKQGNNVEITLEQKKALFEHLDNNEKLTPTDIIRILGLKKNECFFNKQLAKGINGNTTKCAILNCFDDVSKYAHLLKFDVEVIETGKQTYLYDNSTGEVINEKTIKYIHPKIEKEPLYVLWHTIYSISDQDECSRVLQAKFNIEKEIADKLSGIDFTKQGFGNKSAKTLRKILPYLMEGDGYSEAMCYAGYNHSNSLTKDENLKRELLDKLKPIPKNSLRQPIVEKILNQMVNVVNAIIDKYGKPDEIRVELARELKQSKDERNETYLNITKRERENEQIAKKLQEFGLRATRNNILKWRLYEEMDNEDKKLNAICIYCGQPISLVEAIKGTDVDIEHIIPKSKLFDDSQSNKTLAHRHCNSGKGDMTAYDFMKSKPTEVFNAYIERVSKLYANKVISKAKRDKLLMTESKIPENFIDRQLRESQYIAKKAREVLLSISHNVWTTSGSVTAELRRLWGWDDVTMNLQFNKYKELGLTSFVEWESEHGKNKHRKEVITGWSKRDDHRHHAVDALVIACTKQGYIQRFNTLNSSKTKQDLIADVEKKSLEFKEKLSLLEKYIISEQPFTVKEVEEKVAEILVSFKAGKKVAVIGKRKVGKKGNKKVVQTGIIIPRGALHEESVYGKVKTVERKPIKYAFENPHLIVLPKIKKLVEERLSKHENVKDAIASLKKEPLYIDKNKQVLLEYASCFSSDYVIKYPVDINFNKVDKVVDGRIKQILQARLNKFNGKPKEAFKDIQRGDKVIKWYEDEGLPIPIKTVRCYTGLSAVVLVKKDENGNNIGYVKPGNNHHIAIYTDSDGNKHEHVCTFWHAVERKKFGLPVIIKNTNEVWDKIQEKPDGTYPEEFLEKLPSPNLTLELSMQQNEMFVLGMTPEEFSDCIVKNDFKAISNKLYRVQKLAEKNYVFRHHLETQLIDDDNSKRSKRYYLIQSLGALFNLNPVKVKIDYIGNITSWNNTDRV
- a CDS encoding transposase: MPNSWDIPLEHGGYYHIYNRGINGTPLFYVPDNYLHFLRLYDKYITPIADTFAWCLMGNHFHLLVRVKEENEIGFLQDFNPSRSIDSGRLKWQFTHNLPESEGSGSVNGKKPVPYRMFSHLFNSYTKYFNLKNNRTGSLFEKNFHRLKITSEKYFQNLVVYIHQNPVHHGFTSDYRDYPWTSYRSIISTKSTKVHRETVLEWFGSKENFIDCHCKIVDLDIIIDL